From Catenulispora sp. GP43, one genomic window encodes:
- a CDS encoding ribosomal protein L7/L12, with the protein MDSGDQITVEMRLAAIEEKLDRLLAHLGLDGDGPATAVPGRTEAQANTEAQVSALILAGKKIQAIKAYREATGQGLKDAKDAVEFMERSMRANGGRR; encoded by the coding sequence ATGGATTCCGGGGACCAGATCACAGTGGAGATGCGGCTCGCGGCGATCGAGGAGAAGCTCGACCGGCTGCTGGCGCACCTCGGCCTGGACGGCGACGGTCCGGCAACGGCCGTGCCGGGGCGAACCGAAGCACAGGCGAATACTGAGGCACAGGTCAGCGCCCTGATCCTGGCGGGCAAGAAGATCCAGGCGATCAAGGCCTACCGCGAGGCCACCGGCCAGGGGTTGAAGGACGCGAAGGACGCGGTCGAGTTCATGGAGCGGAGCATGCGGGCCAACGGGGGCCGGCGGTAG
- a CDS encoding MBL fold metallo-hydrolase: MTAVRVDHGVTSGTFSLDGQTFDVDNNVWVVGDETECVVIDAPHSVESILAVVGERRVLGIVCTHAHDDHVRVAPALRERTGAPILLHPDDRPLWELTHGGPDDPEATLWDADLSDGQTLTVGDITLQVLHTPGHAPGAVCLYAPDLGCVFTGDTLFQGGPGATGRSYSDRPTLEDSIRAKLFALPDETVVHTGHGADTTIGAEREHGF; this comes from the coding sequence GTGACGGCGGTCCGCGTCGACCACGGCGTCACCTCGGGCACCTTCTCCCTGGACGGGCAGACCTTCGACGTCGACAACAACGTCTGGGTCGTGGGCGACGAGACGGAGTGCGTGGTCATCGACGCCCCGCACTCGGTCGAGAGCATCCTCGCCGTCGTCGGCGAACGGCGGGTGCTGGGCATCGTGTGCACCCACGCGCACGACGACCACGTCCGCGTCGCCCCGGCCCTGCGCGAGCGCACCGGCGCCCCGATCCTGCTGCACCCTGACGACCGCCCGCTGTGGGAACTCACGCATGGCGGGCCCGACGACCCGGAAGCCACCCTGTGGGACGCGGATCTGAGCGACGGTCAGACGCTCACTGTCGGAGACATCACGCTGCAGGTGCTGCACACGCCGGGGCACGCGCCCGGCGCCGTCTGCTTGTACGCGCCCGACCTCGGGTGCGTGTTCACCGGCGACACCCTGTTCCAGGGCGGGCCGGGGGCGACGGGGCGTTCGTACAGCGACCGGCCGACGTTGGAGGACTCGATCCGCGCCAAGCTGTTCGCGCTGCCCGACGAGACGGTCGTGCACACCGGGCACGGTGCGGACACGACGATCGGGGCGGAGCGCGAGCACGGGTTCTGA
- a CDS encoding S-(hydroxymethyl)mycothiol dehydrogenase — protein sequence MQQVKAVIARAKGAPVEIVTITVPDPGPGEAVVRVQTCGVCHTDLHYREGGINDEFPFLLGHEASGVVEAVGPGVTEVEPGDFVVLNWRAVCGQCRACRRGEPWYCFATHNAKQKMTLEDGTELTPALGIGAFAEKTLVAAGQCTKVDPSARPAAVGLLGCGVMAGIGAAVNTGGVTRGKSVAVIGCGGVGVAAVAGSALAGADPIIAVDIDAKKLDAATRLGATHTVDSSATDPVAAIQELTGGFGADVVIEAVGRPETWKQAFYARDLAGTVVLVGVPTPQMKLPDLPLIDVFGRGGALKSSWYGDCLPSRDFPTLVDLYLRGKLDLDAFVSEEIGLGDVEAAFDRMHSGEVLRSVVIL from the coding sequence ATGCAACAGGTGAAGGCAGTAATCGCACGTGCCAAGGGCGCGCCGGTCGAGATCGTCACGATCACCGTCCCGGACCCCGGTCCCGGCGAGGCCGTGGTCCGGGTCCAGACCTGCGGCGTGTGCCACACCGACCTGCATTACCGGGAGGGCGGCATCAACGACGAGTTCCCGTTCCTGCTGGGGCACGAGGCCTCCGGCGTCGTCGAGGCCGTCGGGCCCGGCGTGACCGAGGTGGAGCCCGGCGACTTCGTCGTGCTGAACTGGCGCGCGGTGTGCGGCCAGTGCCGGGCCTGCCGCCGCGGTGAGCCCTGGTACTGCTTCGCCACACACAACGCCAAGCAGAAGATGACGCTCGAGGACGGCACGGAGCTGACTCCGGCCCTGGGCATCGGGGCGTTCGCCGAGAAGACGCTGGTGGCGGCCGGCCAGTGCACGAAGGTGGACCCGAGTGCGCGTCCGGCGGCGGTCGGGCTGCTCGGCTGCGGGGTGATGGCGGGCATCGGCGCGGCCGTGAACACCGGCGGCGTCACGCGCGGCAAGTCCGTGGCGGTGATCGGCTGTGGCGGGGTCGGCGTGGCCGCCGTCGCGGGCTCGGCCCTGGCCGGCGCCGATCCGATCATCGCAGTGGACATCGACGCCAAGAAGCTCGACGCCGCCACCCGGCTCGGCGCCACCCACACCGTCGACTCCTCGGCCACCGACCCGGTCGCCGCGATCCAGGAGCTGACCGGCGGCTTCGGCGCGGACGTGGTGATCGAGGCGGTCGGCCGCCCGGAGACCTGGAAGCAGGCGTTCTACGCGCGCGACCTGGCCGGCACCGTGGTGCTGGTGGGCGTGCCGACCCCGCAGATGAAGCTGCCGGACCTGCCGCTGATCGACGTGTTCGGCCGCGGCGGCGCGCTGAAGTCCAGCTGGTACGGCGACTGCCTGCCCAGCCGCGACTTCCCGACGCTGGTCGACCTGTACCTGCGCGGCAAGCTCGACCTCGACGCCTTCGTCAGCGAGGAGATCGGCCTGGGCGACGTCGAGGCGGCCTTCGACCGCATGCACAGCGGCGAGGTGCTGCGCTCGGTGGTGATCCTGTGA
- a CDS encoding Ig domain-containing protein: MTEPGPTARRQDPVHVHPRIAAPDDLPALSVPIADPASHVWQSSDPRVASVDPVTGAVHARRPGTATISVSSGGVGGSVTVTVTVTKS; this comes from the coding sequence ATGACGGAGCCTGGGCCCACGGCGCGGCGCCAGGATCCGGTGCACGTCCACCCCCGGATCGCCGCCCCCGACGATCTGCCCGCGCTGAGCGTGCCGATCGCCGATCCCGCCTCGCATGTGTGGCAGAGCTCTGATCCTCGCGTGGCGAGCGTCGACCCGGTCACCGGCGCGGTGCACGCACGCCGACCAGGCACGGCGACCATCTCGGTCTCCTCGGGCGGCGTCGGCGGGTCGGTGACGGTGACGGTGACGGTGACCAAGTCCTGA
- a CDS encoding MauE/DoxX family redox-associated membrane protein, which yields MDLVTSAARVLIGLVFLAAVVDKARDVRGFALAVVLDAGFLAVIVRVLRSGTSAACMCFGGTQREFGIRHVARDVLLGAVALIGLAGTAGAHQEGGAGVSAPAWALSAVTGVLGAGVLVLLDEIVDLYAG from the coding sequence ATGGACCTGGTGACCTCGGCGGCCCGAGTCCTGATCGGCCTGGTGTTCCTGGCGGCGGTGGTGGACAAGGCCCGCGATGTGCGGGGCTTCGCGCTGGCCGTGGTCCTGGACGCGGGCTTCCTCGCGGTGATCGTCAGGGTGCTGCGGAGCGGGACGTCGGCCGCGTGCATGTGCTTCGGCGGCACGCAGCGGGAGTTCGGAATCCGGCACGTGGCGCGCGACGTGCTGCTCGGCGCGGTCGCGCTGATCGGGCTGGCGGGGACGGCGGGAGCGCACCAGGAGGGCGGCGCAGGTGTCTCGGCACCCGCATGGGCCTTGAGCGCAGTGACGGGTGTGCTCGGTGCCGGGGTACTGGTCCTCCTCGACGAGATCGTCGACCTCTACGCCGGATGA
- a CDS encoding SMP-30/gluconolactonase/LRE family protein translates to MAATGLVHPNGIVLTGKLDGVWVDEDLAGRLDHIGPGFSSPASTTLENVVHTVAYLGLGASAFTDSLTIDGAGNIYMAVYGGSEVLEFDPDGVQIGHVVVPGDAPNVTHVAIQPGTQNAYITASGKDGGYIYRFTALAPAPANTPNGG, encoded by the coding sequence GTGGCCGCCACGGGCCTGGTGCATCCGAACGGGATCGTGCTCACCGGGAAGCTGGACGGCGTGTGGGTCGACGAGGACCTGGCCGGCCGGCTCGACCACATCGGCCCCGGGTTCTCCTCGCCGGCCTCGACGACTCTGGAGAACGTCGTGCACACCGTCGCCTACCTGGGCCTGGGCGCCTCCGCCTTCACCGACTCGCTGACCATCGACGGCGCCGGGAACATCTACATGGCCGTGTACGGCGGCAGCGAGGTGCTGGAGTTCGACCCGGACGGCGTGCAGATCGGCCACGTGGTGGTTCCCGGCGACGCGCCGAACGTGACCCACGTCGCGATCCAGCCCGGCACGCAGAACGCCTACATCACCGCCTCGGGGAAGGACGGCGGCTACATCTACCGCTTCACGGCTCTCGCGCCTGCGCCGGCGAACACGCCCAACGGAGGCTGA
- a CDS encoding MerR family transcriptional regulator has protein sequence MAETALDIGEVVAHTGLAPSALRFYEQRGLIASSGRNGLRRTYHADVLDRLALIGCAREAGFGIAEIARFLAAGPGDEDLRDRMAAKADELDVLIARLTRMRSGLRHAVECDHEPLVACPEFKQTLNAGG, from the coding sequence ATGGCCGAGACGGCGTTGGACATCGGCGAGGTCGTGGCGCACACCGGGCTGGCGCCGTCGGCACTGCGGTTCTACGAACAGCGCGGCCTGATCGCCTCGTCCGGGCGCAACGGTTTGCGGCGCACGTACCACGCAGACGTCCTGGATCGCTTGGCCCTCATCGGCTGCGCCCGCGAGGCCGGCTTCGGCATCGCCGAGATCGCGCGGTTCCTCGCCGCCGGGCCGGGAGACGAGGACTTGCGCGATCGGATGGCGGCGAAGGCCGACGAGTTGGACGTGCTGATCGCGCGCCTGACGCGCATGCGGTCCGGGCTGCGGCACGCGGTGGAGTGCGATCACGAGCCGTTGGTCGCGTGCCCGGAGTTCAAGCAGACGCTGAACGCTGGTGGTTAG
- a CDS encoding MBL fold metallo-hydrolase, with protein MRIHHINCGSMRAIEDEAGSSLPAVCHCLLIETEADGLVLVDTGLGTADVADPQRTLSQEFIGRAQPVLELEETALHQVKALGYDAGDVRHIVLTHLDIDHSGGLPDFPDARIHVLDAEQRTALAGTGSHPEDRVRYRPAHWAHQPLWQTYTPTVGESWFGFDTVRPLEGLNADIALIPLGGHTAGHSAVAVRAADRWLLHCGDAYYFHTEIDPDRPRGHPGMDILQQITEVDRPLRMANHARLRELVRLHGDEVAVFAAHDPWELARLAGASMAGGSTAGASTPGAEPGS; from the coding sequence ATGCGAATCCACCACATCAACTGCGGATCGATGCGCGCCATCGAGGACGAAGCCGGATCCAGCCTGCCCGCGGTCTGCCACTGCCTGCTGATCGAGACCGAGGCCGACGGCCTGGTCCTGGTCGACACCGGCCTGGGCACCGCCGACGTCGCCGACCCGCAGCGCACCCTGAGCCAGGAGTTCATCGGCCGCGCGCAGCCGGTACTCGAACTGGAAGAGACCGCGCTGCACCAGGTCAAGGCCCTGGGATACGACGCGGGCGACGTGCGGCACATCGTCCTGACCCACCTCGACATCGACCACTCCGGCGGCCTGCCCGACTTCCCCGACGCCCGCATCCACGTCCTGGACGCCGAGCAGCGCACCGCGCTGGCCGGCACCGGCAGCCACCCCGAAGACCGCGTCCGCTACCGTCCGGCGCACTGGGCGCACCAGCCGCTCTGGCAGACCTACACGCCCACGGTCGGCGAGTCCTGGTTCGGCTTCGACACGGTCCGGCCCCTGGAGGGCCTGAACGCCGACATCGCCCTGATCCCGCTCGGCGGCCACACCGCCGGCCACAGCGCGGTGGCCGTCAGGGCCGCCGACCGCTGGCTCCTGCACTGCGGCGACGCGTACTACTTCCACACCGAGATCGACCCCGACCGCCCGCGCGGCCACCCGGGCATGGACATCCTGCAGCAGATCACGGAGGTCGACCGCCCGCTGCGGATGGCCAACCACGCGCGGCTGCGGGAACTGGTGCGGCTGCACGGGGACGAGGTCGCGGTGTTCGCGGCGCACGATCCGTGGGAGCTGGCGCGGCTTGCGGGCGCGAGCATGGCGGGCGGGAGCACGGCGGGCGCGAGCACGCCGGGTGCCGAGCCGGGAAGCTGA